The DNA window aagaacatatttacacctgttttttattaaaatagggtgtaattaaaacataattaaactcaattacacccaatttttattaaaatagggtgtaattaaaatgtaattaagccaaattacacccgatttttattaaaacaaggtgtaattaaaacgtaattacgctcaattacacacgatttttattaaaatagggtgtaattaaaaacgtaattacgcccaattacacccgatttttattaaaacagggtgtaattaaaaacgtaattacgcccaattacacccgatttttattaaaacagggtgtaattaaaaacgtaattacgcccaattacacccgatttttgataaaacagggtgtaattaaaaacgtaattacgcccaattacacccgatttttgttaaaaataacgggtgtaaattcgttagacatttctcaccctgtggatatacacccgatttttattaaaaataatgggtgtaaatttaataaaaaacgggtgtaaattaacatttttgtactagtgatatCAATTTTCATGGTTGTACATATTTAATGAGgtgaatgaaaaaataaaaattatattttgcaAAAGAAGATATAATGTAACATTCAGTAATATTTGTTGATTGTAAATACCATTACAAACCatacacacaagaaaattgttacACTCATAGCCAACCACTCTAGGGTTAATCTATACAATAGTATTTTTGTTTACAAAATATTCTCTCCGTTTCATAAAAGTGTCTTATCTGAACAATTCGCAGttcttaagaaaataattaaatgtattgtTTTAGTGGGAAAAAAactaatatcatttactaaaatatctcTTATTAATTATAATCgtattaattatagttaatagaATAGTTGAATAATGTGAAAGCGAATAAATAAGGatataattaataatagaaaataataataaatgttggATTAGAATTGTGAATAAAGAATTATtttgagaaataaaaaaaaaagggcaAATGACACTTTTTATGAGACTTACACATAACATTTTGGAGCTAAATTCTAGACCAGAGAAACAAAAGACACATGCATCTTTTTACCCTGTAACTATTTAATATGAATAGCTCCAATTATTTAACAAGTTGTTACAAGAACAAAGAAATAAGTATACATTACAAACACAAACTTTAATAAAAACTACAAAACACAAGTAAGCTCAAGCCAACGACATTGTCATTGgtattttaagttattttttcatATATCAGTCTAATGTGTAGAAGTAGAGCCTGCCCTACAAACACATTATGCCTTTATAAACTCAACTGGGAGCTTATTACCATCCAAAGCTTGTAAAATCTTCCCATTCTCACGCAGACCACCCAAAGTACCACAAGCAAATCTACAAGTGCTACACACAGAGGGACAAAACTCAATATTATATATACCTCCAAACTGAGTCTTCGCGATTCTAAAATAGTTATAGCGATCAGTTCCCGTTATGATAAGCCTCCTTCCATTAATACTGTCCCCACTCACTTTCCATTCAGTGGATTGTACACAAATAGAAGAAGCTGAAAACTTCACCTTAAAATCCCTTTCTATTTTAATAACTTTATCTTCTTTTGCAAAAGGTGTGAAGATAACAGGTAAACCTTTTCCAAGATCTGTGTTTTCTTGACCTACATATAAAGGGCAAGAAGTGTTTCTGCTTATCAAAGTGAAGCGGCCTCCACTATCTGTTATAGCTGGTTTTATGTAATACTCTTTGCCACTCACAAGAGGGTTACCTTTTGTGTCAAGAACTTGTTCGTTTTCAGATTGTGCTAGAATTGGTGCAGCCATGAAGAGCCATAACAGAAGACTGAGGCTTGTGATTTTGATTAATTTTGTTGACATGGTTGTGTGTAAAATTTTTTAAGGGGATATTGGACTGTGTGTTAATGTTGTAGCAAttgattgatatttatttatagtttatttATAGGATATGATATGTGGATATTATGTTGGCGAGCGGTGGagatattaaacatatgttaggTAGATGAATTAAAGTCTAACACCACTTGCCATATTTTTCAACAATGTTACTTGTACCAGCAAACTGGTTTATTGTGGAAGGAAGGTTTGAATTGACTTTAGGTCGGCACTTTGTTAAAATAGTCAActctttataaaaattaatttaaccaTTGAATTATATGATATTATCATGATatctataaaattttaaataatttatacctATGTTGTTATATATTTTAGTAGTTGataattacatatattttaaattactTATTATATGTTAAAATAAATTGATGTAATAGAATTTCAAATAATTCTTTAGAttctataaaattatatatagttAATAATACCTCGCAATTCAACAATTTGAATTCATTTAATTCAtcattttcaattagttattgagaTGTGTATGTTTGTTGAATTTAACACCTAGTTATCAAAGTTATCTTCTCCCTCTCTTTCGCTCTCACCTAAATCGTGAAAGATTTTGGCTTATATTTGCTAACCAGGTGACTTAAAATCTTCAACGAGTCTCCCAATAAGTAGCTGCTAAGAGTCCAACATCAAACATCTGAAACGTGAAAATAAGTGGTAGTGGCCTAATAGCTGAAACTCAATAACAGATTATTCACTAAATTTTAAACGAAGCTTAAATACCATATTAAAAAATAGGTTAGATCTAGAGGCCAGTAATTTTATTAAAACTTATATCGAAttatctattaataataataagacaTTTCTTTATTACGTTTGATTTTCTAATATAAGAAATTTCCTAAAATATCTAGTTCGTTTGATGAAGCATTGAGTATGACTTAATTGTGAGACTCCATCAAACATAAGGATGATATTATAGCATTAAGAATATTGTGTGGATAGACTAATGATCACATCTAACGTATCATGGATGAAAATTTATCAAGTCTTCACATAGGTATACATGTTAGGTGTAATATTTATATTGAATTGACAACTATAAGAATACTACATAAAATGTTATGCAAGTGCCATAATGTATTCTCGATGTGATAATGGTGTATATCACTCTTCGACCTAAAACCATCAAGGATCCTAGATGTGAAATCAAGTACTTTATTGTGGTTCAAACGTTGTTCATAACTTGATGACTATAAAGATGTTTGATGgtattctaaaaaatcaagatgaGTGACATAAATGACCTAGATTAAATTTTCTCATCCAACTTATCAGAATAAATATCTAAGGAGCCAATATGACAACTAGAGAAGGATGACATGGTCAATTTTTTGTGTTTAATATAGATATAAGGGTAAAAGAAAAATTGTGAACATAGACATTATTACATAAAGGTTTCGTCAGATCACATAGCATTTCGGTAACTTGTGTAGTAATGGTGTTTTTCTAGATACCGTTCattgtttattatattaaatgtgtGATTTAGTATAATTGTCAATGTCACGAGAAACTGCAAGGTCACACACATAAGGACAGATTGATGAGAGATAAAATGAGTACATGAAGTTTATTTGATTGTTCGACTTTGTGAAGAACTAgcattaattatataaatgtgtTACATTGTAAGGTATGTTGTATAAGTGAATTATAGAACACCATAGTTACCGTGTACTTATGTGGAATACGTAACACGATAAGGTATGGTGTAGTTAAGTGTAAAACACAATAACATGGTACAGTGCACTTAAATGGAATATAATACATCGTAAGGTATGATGCAGATAAATGAGCTTGTTCAACTTGAAGCCTACATaattaattctataaatagaacccTTGTGCTCAAGTATTCACACTTGATAAAATCTGGTATATGAAACCCTAGTCATATCCCCCCTCTCTCCAGAACCTAAATCGATGAAATTTTTTAGCCATTTTGCCTTCGGCCACCATATTTTAACCTAATTAGGCAAATGTGAAAATCTTAATTCTTTGTCTCTGAACATacacaaatttatttattttcagataacCAATATATTATATAATCAAATGACTAAACACATATCATCTTCTAACTCGTAAAAAAATAAGGAGATATGAAGATCATATATGTTTAGGACTCTTGTTCGATAGTTGGCAGAATAAAAGACcgaaatcatttctttcacttcttcttCACATATCTAGTATGTCAAACATCATTATTCATGTTAcattaatattgttgttgttgttactgttgttgttgttgttgttgttattgttgttgtttctattattgttgttgttgagatctTAAATCATAaaggtttaattttttttttgtgtaaattgAGTTGaatgttatatgttgttgttttttgttgaGATAAGTACGTTATAGGTTTATACTTTATGTTGATGTAGTTTtgttaagagttttttttttgtgttcttgtttaatgttgttgtttagattgagattgaatgttaatgttgtttttgttgttatttattgatatttttgagttattgatgttgttattgtagttgttgtttagttgttctaattagaaaaaaatttaaagctatatgttgttgtttagttgttgttattgagttTGAGATTGACATTGAGATTTTTAGTTGTTCTACTTAGCAAAGTTTTGAAAGTTATATGTTGTTGTTTAGTTGTATGTTATTATTCTTGCTATTGTTCTTGCTGCTTTAAACCAAAAATGTttaatcttgttgttgttgttgttgttgtttttgttgtttaaactGAGATTAaatgttatatgttgttgtttttttagATGAGTACGTTATAGGTTTATTATTTTATGTTGATGTGTTTGTGTTGAGAGATTGTTTTTCTGAGTACTTTAatgttgttgtttagattgagattgaatgttactccctccgtcccatattataagcaaatttcacctttttagattcattcaataattaatgtatctagtctatatacagactagatacattaactattgaatgaatttaaaaaggtgaaatttgcttataatatgggacggagggagtaatgttgtaaatgttgttgtttatttttattgatgtTATAGTTTTTGTTCTTTAGTTGTTCTACTTATCAAAGTTTTGAAAGCTATATGTTGTTGTTTAGTTGTTGGTAATGAGTTTGAGATTGAGATAGAGATGTTTAGTTGTCTAGTTAGCAAAGTTTTTGAAAGTTACTctctccgtcccacaatgagtgacccatttaaaataaaataatgtcccaaaatgaatgacccatttcaattttcaaaatattttttccaGATCTACcctcaaattaataaaaaatttattattcccaatacatgataagggtactatagtaaaaacaatattttctctcttacttttataCATTTTTCTTAATTTGTATGAAATGATGTgttgggtcactcattgtggggacggagggagtatatgttgttgtttagttgttgttattgagttGGATATTGAAATTTAGTTTGAGATAATGTTTTTGTGATTCTTTGTGCAACTTTCATCTTGTTTCTCCGAACATGTCAAGAGGATATTAGAGTGACAGAAAATACAgctgagtttattatatctaatgtTGATTGTTTGTTTCTCTAACCCTTCTTTGAACATATGAcctattaaattgattttgaaaataataatatgaaaaattatgttgTATTTGAAAAACATCTTACATTAATTGATGTTTTTTTCGAGCATTTTGTAACTCATCATTCATCTCACATTCTTTAATGGTTAAAATCTCTCCATGCTTCTGGTTTTGGTTCAACTTTTTTCTATACTTATTCATTTTGAAAAGCATCAAATTTTATGCTTTGAAAAATGAATTAGTAGAGA is part of the Vicia villosa cultivar HV-30 ecotype Madison, WI linkage group LG2, Vvil1.0, whole genome shotgun sequence genome and encodes:
- the LOC131647744 gene encoding kunitz type trypsin inhibitor 106-like; its protein translation is MSTKLIKITSLSLLLWLFMAAPILAQSENEQVLDTKGNPLVSGKEYYIKPAITDSGGRFTLISRNTSCPLYVGQENTDLGKGLPVIFTPFAKEDKVIKIERDFKVKFSASSICVQSTEWKVSGDSINGRRLIITGTDRYNYFRIAKTQFGGIYNIEFCPSVCSTCRFACGTLGGLRENGKILQALDGNKLPVEFIKA